One genomic segment of Chitinophagales bacterium includes these proteins:
- a CDS encoding T9SS type A sorting domain-containing protein, with product MMRFYCLITCILFYYTAGAQCGSCSIDQSCIALKPKGVCDSMLPDARVNSAYQKDVSFFMNPIVNDAATLATCMCSYVKLDTIKFQGASNLPPGMFVEFSKPSKKYYPSQGDSSGCLRLCGSPVVAGNYVIKINFLADVLVKDISVIGDLVVKDRQESYTLYLTVLPDTSGNVSSFTYGTQRTTCDSSLTLDLEATLEAQAPNITRYFWDLANGSTSQLKKPGQVTYSTADTFKVALTTKYYNYRIKTVYVDVKDGYAGDIEEATTIQSPDPYIKFNALGFANRGSRSNTKKTSWSNLNLIVPEGTDSLTLEVWDEDTGPPQGTNALGSPDDILFNKKIKVSLDTAYFSTGNVSGLVTFDTVVASTITDTLVAVVYPAVAAPLITSIADTFCNGQQATLKAHGYKGFSFQWFNDTTAITLANDSIFTAIENGVYSVAVTNLKTGCSNTSNTKSIVFMESPPDSLEIVVLPNGQLVNNNYPGSNFAVQWYKNAQPIAGADNFILQPTGAGYYACKIWNKNFPLCSSTSQLFFFTSVENTSVPALVNVYPNPFDNFIIVEGIATPKNQLSIKNIEGKILLQQSFENQQTIATPHLPKGVYFIEITTENGTTIKKIIK from the coding sequence ATGATGCGCTTTTACTGTTTAATTACGTGTATATTATTTTATTATACTGCCGGGGCGCAATGCGGCTCTTGCAGCATAGACCAATCTTGCATTGCTTTAAAACCCAAAGGTGTATGCGATAGCATGCTGCCCGATGCGCGCGTTAATAGCGCCTATCAAAAAGATGTGTCGTTCTTTATGAATCCGATTGTAAACGATGCTGCTACACTGGCTACTTGCATGTGTAGTTATGTAAAGTTAGACACCATAAAATTTCAAGGTGCTAGTAATTTACCTCCGGGAATGTTTGTTGAGTTTAGTAAACCTTCAAAAAAATATTACCCATCGCAAGGCGATAGTTCCGGATGCCTGCGTTTATGCGGATCGCCTGTGGTAGCCGGCAATTATGTGATTAAGATAAATTTTTTGGCAGATGTTTTGGTAAAAGATATTAGTGTAATTGGCGACTTAGTAGTAAAAGATCGCCAAGAGAGTTATACATTGTACTTAACTGTATTGCCCGACACCTCAGGCAACGTTTCTTCTTTTACTTATGGCACACAACGCACCACCTGCGATAGTTCATTAACTTTAGATTTAGAAGCCACCCTAGAGGCTCAAGCACCCAATATCACCCGCTACTTTTGGGATTTGGCAAATGGCTCTACCAGTCAGTTGAAAAAACCCGGACAAGTTACCTACTCTACTGCCGACACTTTTAAAGTAGCCCTTACTACCAAGTACTACAACTACCGCATAAAAACAGTTTATGTAGATGTAAAAGATGGATATGCAGGCGATATAGAAGAAGCTACCACTATACAAAGTCCCGACCCATACATTAAATTTAATGCACTTGGTTTTGCTAACCGCGGCAGCCGAAGCAACACTAAAAAAACATCATGGAGTAATCTCAACTTAATTGTTCCGGAAGGCACCGATTCGCTTACGCTTGAAGTATGGGACGAAGACACCGGCCCACCGCAAGGCACCAATGCGCTCGGCTCTCCCGATGATATTCTTTTCAATAAAAAGATTAAAGTAAGTTTAGATACTGCCTATTTCTCCACAGGCAATGTAAGCGGTTTGGTAACTTTCGATACTGTAGTGGCTTCTACTATTACCGATACGCTCGTGGCTGTGGTATATCCGGCTGTTGCTGCTCCGCTCATTACAAGCATTGCCGATACTTTCTGCAACGGACAACAGGCTACGCTGAAAGCACATGGATATAAAGGGTTCTCCTTTCAGTGGTTCAATGATACCACTGCCATTACGTTGGCCAACGATTCTATTTTCACTGCTATAGAAAACGGAGTTTACAGCGTAGCCGTAACCAACTTAAAAACGGGTTGCAGCAACACTTCAAACACCAAAAGCATTGTTTTCATGGAGTCGCCACCCGATAGCTTAGAAATTGTGGTGCTACCTAACGGGCAATTGGTAAACAATAATTATCCGGGCAGTAACTTTGCTGTGCAATGGTATAAAAATGCACAACCAATTGCGGGTGCAGACAACTTTATTCTGCAACCTACCGGAGCGGGTTACTACGCTTGTAAAATCTGGAATAAAAATTTCCCATTGTGCAGCAGTACTTCCCAGTTGTTCTTCTTTACTTCGGTAGAAAATACTTCGGTTCCTGCATTGGTAAATGTTTACCCAAATCCTTTCGATAACTTTATTATTGTTGAAGGTATTGCAACACCTAAAAACCAACTTTCAATAAAAAATATTGAAGGAAAAATTTTACTGCAGCAGTCTTTTGAAAACCAACAAACTATTGCCACACCGCACTTACCGAAAGGGGTTTACTTTATTGAAATTACTACCGAAAACGGTACAACAATCAAAAAAATAATAAAGTAA
- a CDS encoding aconitate hydratase: MNYSKATKEISVQGKNYSYSSLNDLNGKKTDHLPFSIRILLENVLRNYDGFSITDEHIDTLLHWTPQAVDKDIPFMPARILMQDFTGVPAVVDMASLRAEFVRHGKDGQKINPAIPVDLVIDHSVQVDYYGTDYSYNKNVELEFERNKERYELLKWAQKGLSNFTVVPPGMGICHQVNLEYLAKGITERHGWLFPDTLVGTDSHTPMVNGIGVIAWGVGGIEAEAAMLGQPIFFTCPEVVGLKLTGKIPDHCTATDMVLTITRLLRNTGVVGKFVEVFGDGLDNLTVTDRATIANMSPEFGCTVTYFPIDNRTLEYMRSTNRSEAQIQLVEAYCKENMLWRTGKENIQYSTVVELDLNSLEPTVSGPKRPQDKIFVKDLGNTFKEVLKKEFSRDYQPKEERSESAWLKEGGSGTEFIFGKVPLHGEAQSEVVVDDKHHSVRIKQANKEYVLSDGSIVIAAITSCTNTSNPAVMVGAGLLARNAIEKGLRTKSWVKTSLAPGSKVVTKYLERSGLNTDLEALRFHTVGYGCTSCIGNSGPLPPAIAMAVDKGELVVASVLSGNRNFEARVHPQVKMNFLMSPMLVVAYALAGRVDLDLINDPIDYDPNGEPVYLKDIWPSREEIQNTINDCMKQGDFEEVYDVIFDGSTDWQQLEVNLDQNFEWNPSSTYIKEAPFFENLKATPEPCTDIAGARVLLYLGDSVTTDHISPAGSFKENSAAGSYLIAHGISKEDFNSYGSRRGNHEVMMRGTFANVRIKNKIADKEGGYSRYFPTDTVNTVFDVAMQYQKDKTPLIILAGKEYGSGSSRDWAAKGTYLLGVKAVIAESFERIHRSNLVGMGVAPLVFINGQNAASLGLDGTEVFTISGLENNLTPHKLLNVKAVHASGKEINFQVEARLDSAIEIEYYKNQGILQYVLRDYLKKHS; this comes from the coding sequence ATGAACTACTCAAAGGCAACCAAAGAAATTTCTGTGCAAGGCAAGAATTATTCTTATAGTTCGCTCAACGATTTGAATGGAAAAAAAACTGACCATCTGCCATTCAGCATTCGCATTTTATTAGAAAATGTATTGCGCAATTACGATGGATTCAGCATTACCGATGAACACATTGATACGCTCCTACATTGGACACCTCAAGCGGTAGATAAGGATATTCCCTTTATGCCGGCTCGTATTCTTATGCAAGATTTCACGGGCGTTCCGGCTGTTGTAGATATGGCATCGCTCCGCGCAGAATTTGTGCGCCACGGAAAGGATGGGCAAAAAATCAATCCCGCCATTCCGGTGGATTTGGTGATAGACCATTCCGTGCAAGTAGATTATTACGGCACCGATTATTCGTACAATAAAAACGTAGAACTGGAATTTGAACGCAATAAAGAGCGATACGAATTGCTCAAATGGGCACAAAAAGGATTGAGCAACTTCACCGTAGTGCCTCCGGGCATGGGCATTTGCCACCAAGTAAACTTGGAGTACTTGGCAAAAGGCATCACCGAGCGCCATGGCTGGTTGTTTCCTGATACCTTGGTTGGCACCGACTCGCACACACCGATGGTAAACGGCATAGGTGTGATTGCTTGGGGTGTTGGCGGCATCGAAGCCGAAGCAGCCATGTTGGGGCAACCCATTTTCTTCACTTGTCCTGAAGTGGTGGGACTCAAACTTACCGGAAAAATTCCCGATCACTGCACAGCTACAGATATGGTTCTCACCATTACCCGACTATTGCGCAACACAGGTGTGGTTGGCAAATTCGTTGAAGTATTTGGCGATGGATTGGATAACCTTACAGTTACTGATCGCGCAACCATTGCCAATATGTCTCCCGAGTTTGGATGCACCGTTACTTATTTCCCCATCGATAATCGCACTTTGGAGTATATGCGATCCACCAACCGCTCCGAGGCACAAATTCAATTGGTAGAAGCTTACTGCAAAGAAAATATGCTGTGGCGCACAGGTAAAGAAAACATCCAATACTCAACCGTGGTGGAGCTGGACTTGAACTCGTTGGAACCAACCGTGAGCGGCCCAAAACGACCACAGGATAAAATCTTTGTAAAAGATTTGGGCAATACATTTAAAGAAGTATTGAAAAAAGAATTCAGCCGCGATTATCAACCCAAGGAGGAACGTTCGGAATCGGCATGGCTCAAAGAAGGCGGTTCAGGTACCGAATTTATATTTGGAAAAGTACCCTTGCATGGCGAAGCGCAATCGGAAGTAGTTGTGGATGATAAACACCACTCCGTGCGCATAAAACAAGCCAACAAGGAATATGTACTCAGCGATGGAAGCATTGTAATTGCAGCTATTACCAGTTGCACCAATACTTCTAACCCTGCCGTGATGGTGGGTGCAGGATTGCTCGCACGCAATGCCATCGAAAAAGGATTGCGTACCAAATCATGGGTAAAAACTTCACTGGCTCCGGGCTCCAAAGTGGTAACAAAATACTTGGAACGTTCGGGATTGAATACCGATTTGGAAGCACTGCGATTTCATACCGTGGGCTATGGTTGCACCTCATGCATCGGTAACTCAGGACCATTGCCTCCAGCCATAGCAATGGCAGTGGACAAAGGCGAGTTGGTTGTTGCTTCGGTACTCTCGGGCAATAGAAACTTCGAAGCTCGCGTGCATCCGCAAGTAAAAATGAACTTCTTGATGTCGCCCATGTTGGTAGTGGCGTATGCGCTTGCCGGACGTGTGGATTTGGATCTAATCAACGATCCCATTGATTATGACCCCAATGGTGAACCCGTGTATTTAAAAGATATTTGGCCAAGTCGTGAGGAAATACAAAACACCATCAACGATTGCATGAAGCAAGGCGATTTTGAAGAAGTGTATGATGTAATCTTTGATGGCTCTACCGATTGGCAGCAATTGGAAGTTAACCTCGATCAAAATTTTGAATGGAATCCTTCTTCAACCTATATCAAAGAAGCGCCTTTCTTTGAAAACTTAAAAGCAACACCTGAGCCTTGTACCGATATCGCAGGAGCGCGTGTATTGCTCTATTTGGGCGATTCGGTTACTACCGATCACATTTCACCCGCAGGTTCGTTTAAAGAAAATTCAGCCGCAGGCAGTTACTTGATTGCTCATGGAATTTCTAAAGAAGATTTTAACTCCTATGGCTCGCGTAGAGGAAACCATGAAGTAATGATGCGGGGCACATTTGCCAATGTGCGTATCAAAAATAAAATTGCCGATAAGGAAGGTGGCTATAGTCGCTATTTTCCAACCGATACAGTAAACACGGTGTTTGATGTAGCCATGCAATATCAAAAAGATAAAACACCACTCATTATTTTGGCAGGAAAAGAATATGGCTCCGGTTCATCGCGCGACTGGGCTGCCAAAGGAACCTATTTATTAGGTGTGAAGGCGGTAATTGCTGAAAGTTTTGAACGCATACACCGTAGCAATTTGGTGGGCATGGGTGTGGCGCCTTTGGTATTCATCAATGGTCAAAATGCCGCAAGCCTCGGGTTGGATGGCACCGAAGTATTTACCATCAGCGGACTGGAAAACAACCTTACGCCACACAAACTGTTGAATGTAAAAGCAGTGCATGCTTCGGGCAAAGAAATCAACTTCCAAGTTGAGGCTAGATTGGATTCGGCTATCGAAATCGAATACTATAAAAACCAAGGTATTTTACAGTATGTCTTGCGCGATTATTTGAAGAAGCATAGCTAA
- a CDS encoding response regulator transcription factor produces MKAKVFAVDDHFMVIEGIKTILQNEPDIEWIGHAFNAESCLVFLRHQQPDILFMDINLPDKSGLELCKEVVQKYPAIHIIGLSTFNQLSYISKMIESGAAGYLLKNAGKQEILQAIAAVLNGKQFLSIEASEAVKRNNTNDALPTLTRKEIEVLQLIAEGCTNAEMAKKLFVSAATIDTHRRHLLEKFQAKNTAALIKQAVQLKFV; encoded by the coding sequence ATGAAGGCTAAAGTTTTTGCAGTAGATGACCACTTTATGGTAATAGAAGGCATAAAAACCATCCTCCAAAACGAACCCGATATTGAATGGATAGGGCACGCATTTAATGCCGAATCTTGCCTTGTTTTTTTACGCCACCAGCAACCCGATATCCTTTTTATGGATATCAACCTGCCCGATAAAAGCGGTCTTGAGCTTTGCAAAGAAGTAGTACAAAAATATCCTGCCATTCACATTATTGGGCTAAGCACTTTTAATCAACTAAGCTACATTTCTAAAATGATAGAAAGTGGCGCTGCGGGCTATTTGCTTAAGAATGCAGGCAAGCAAGAAATTCTGCAAGCCATTGCTGCTGTTTTAAATGGTAAACAGTTCTTGAGCATAGAAGCCTCCGAGGCTGTAAAACGAAACAATACCAACGATGCGCTGCCTACCTTAACACGCAAAGAAATAGAAGTACTTCAACTCATTGCCGAAGGTTGTACCAATGCCGAAATGGCAAAAAAACTCTTTGTAAGCGCTGCTACTATTGACACGCACCGCAGGCATCTATTAGAAAAATTTCAAGCTAAAAATACGGCCGCACTTATTAAGCAAGCAGTACAATTAAAGTTCGTATAA